Proteins found in one Candidatus Bathyarchaeota archaeon genomic segment:
- a CDS encoding nicotinamide mononucleotide deamidase-related protein — MESYVEIICIGNELLIGKTMNTNAHWLARRITGLGLSVRRITVIRDDVDEIASSIREAIQRRPCFIITTGGLGPTFDDKTLAGVSSALGLEMEVNEDALEMIKSAYQRYVNEGRIGQFELTPPRIKMATLPRGGVPLPNPVGTAPGVLIETEGVKIVILPGVPREMMAIFDSSVEPLLRRVSGDLTFYESSIEVLDLPESDLAPLIEKVMTDNPYVYIKSHPQTSEKTLRVEIHLSTTSKDSSEAMQRIGRAIMQISEMIKERGGKIRPKKISETI, encoded by the coding sequence TTGGAATCATATGTCGAGATTATCTGCATTGGAAATGAGCTGCTTATTGGGAAGACAATGAACACTAATGCCCATTGGCTTGCAAGGAGAATAACTGGCCTCGGACTGTCTGTAAGAAGAATAACGGTAATTAGAGATGACGTGGATGAGATTGCGTCATCTATAAGGGAGGCTATCCAACGAAGGCCATGCTTCATAATAACTACTGGAGGCCTTGGACCAACCTTCGATGATAAGACGCTCGCAGGCGTTTCATCAGCTCTAGGCTTAGAGATGGAAGTGAATGAAGATGCATTGGAGATGATAAAGAGCGCCTATCAGCGCTACGTCAATGAGGGAAGAATTGGCCAATTTGAGTTAACGCCTCCAAGGATTAAGATGGCTACACTGCCTAGAGGCGGGGTGCCGCTTCCCAACCCAGTCGGCACCGCGCCCGGTGTTCTAATAGAGACGGAGGGTGTGAAGATAGTAATATTGCCAGGTGTGCCACGTGAAATGATGGCTATCTTTGATTCATCTGTGGAGCCACTCTTACGGAGGGTTTCAGGCGATCTCACCTTTTACGAATCGAGCATAGAGGTTCTTGACCTACCAGAATCTGATCTTGCACCGCTCATAGAGAAAGTCATGACGGATAATCCATACGTATACATCAAGTCCCATCCCCAAACATCTGAAAAAACCCTGAGAGTTGAGATCCATCTTTCTACAACATCAAAGGATTCTTCTGAAGCTATGCAAAGGATCGGGCGGGCGATAATGCAGATTTCGGAGATGATAAAAGAGAGGGGTGGAAAGATCAGACCGAAAAAGATCTCTGAGACCATTTAG
- a CDS encoding ATP/GTP-binding protein produces the protein MVFTAFIIGTAGSGKSYLTAALTERMLMDRQKVATLNLDPGVVNLPYTPDIDIRNYISIESIMEKYNLGPNGALIMAADLIADEIDLLKEEIEDLDPDILIVDTPGQMELFAFRASGPFIAQTISEDEKAIVYLFDSVFSLNPLNYVSNMFLSAAVHVRFLLPQIHVLSKCDLIPEADLDRVLEWSEDYEALESAINENLEGTKRLLTQRMGEAIHQLELSFPLIPVSAQTHEGLIELNAMLERVFKGGEKITY, from the coding sequence ATGGTTTTTACGGCCTTCATAATTGGAACCGCAGGCTCAGGGAAGTCTTATCTGACAGCAGCGCTTACAGAAAGAATGCTTATGGACAGACAGAAAGTCGCGACATTGAACCTTGACCCCGGGGTTGTGAACCTGCCATACACGCCAGACATTGACATTCGCAATTACATCTCGATCGAGTCCATTATGGAGAAGTATAATCTCGGCCCAAATGGCGCGCTCATCATGGCCGCAGACCTAATCGCCGATGAGATCGATCTTCTTAAGGAGGAGATCGAGGATCTTGATCCCGACATCCTTATTGTTGACACACCGGGGCAGATGGAGCTCTTCGCCTTCAGGGCAAGCGGCCCCTTCATAGCCCAGACCATTAGCGAAGATGAGAAAGCCATAGTCTACCTCTTTGATTCAGTCTTCTCTCTAAACCCCCTAAATTATGTCTCAAATATGTTTCTCTCTGCGGCAGTACACGTTAGATTCCTCCTTCCCCAAATTCATGTTCTCTCTAAATGCGACTTGATCCCAGAAGCAGACCTAGACAGAGTGCTGGAATGGTCAGAAGACTATGAAGCCTTGGAATCCGCCATAAACGAGAATCTCGAAGGGACGAAGCGTCTACTCACACAGAGGATGGGAGAAGCCATCCATCAGCTCGAGCTCAGCTTCCCCCTAATACCTGTATCAGCACAGACGCATGAGGGACTTATTGAACTGAATGCTATGCTTGAACGAGTGTTTAAGGGTGGAGAGAAGATCACCTATTAG
- a CDS encoding DUF4443 domain-containing protein translates to MFMKRVIEEVVRENAPGPSPSFTIYDAVRFLSIIASEGLVGRARLSEMLGLGEGATRTLILKMVNKGLISTSKKGCKLTEKGEKIWRSLKAHIPVMVELKEKNELTLARYNVAVLVRGGANVRKGLEQRDASIRAGAKGASTIVVKHGRLILPAVSDDVSRDFPKAFTHIIQSLNPEEGDVVIICSADSLRDAERGSIAAAWTII, encoded by the coding sequence ATGTTTATGAAGAGAGTAATCGAAGAGGTAGTACGTGAGAATGCTCCGGGACCCTCCCCATCCTTCACCATTTATGATGCGGTCAGATTTTTGAGTATCATCGCCTCTGAGGGGCTAGTCGGCCGCGCCCGTCTGTCTGAGATGCTTGGCCTAGGCGAGGGGGCCACAAGAACTCTAATTTTGAAGATGGTGAATAAGGGGTTGATATCAACTTCTAAGAAGGGTTGCAAATTAACTGAAAAGGGGGAAAAGATTTGGCGCAGTCTTAAAGCCCACATACCAGTGATGGTTGAATTAAAGGAGAAAAATGAATTGACATTAGCCCGGTATAATGTGGCGGTTTTGGTTAGGGGCGGAGCAAATGTGAGGAAAGGTCTTGAACAGCGGGATGCGTCTATTCGAGCCGGGGCTAAAGGCGCGAGTACCATTGTCGTTAAGCATGGCAGACTTATCCTTCCTGCCGTAAGTGACGATGTAAGTAGGGATTTTCCTAAGGCTTTCACCCACATAATTCAATCTCTCAACCCGGAGGAAGGGGACGTCGTGATAATCTGCAGCGCGGATAGCTTAAGGGATGCTGAACGGGGCTCGATAGCCGCGGCTTGGACAATAATATAG